In one window of Ferriphaselus amnicola DNA:
- the dapD gene encoding 2,3,4,5-tetrahydropyridine-2,6-dicarboxylate N-succinyltransferase: protein MQDLQNIIEEAFERRAEITPRTVDSKLKEAINTVIAGLDSGKLRVAERVSVGNWITHQWIKKAVLLSFRIEDNAFIKGGFTNYFDKVPSKFADYNSRDFREGGFRVVPPAAARRGSYIAKNVVLMPSYVNIGGYVDEGAMVDTWATVGSCAQIGKNVHLSGGVGIGGVLEPVQANPTIIEDNCFIGARSEVVEGVIVEEGSVISMGVYIGQSTKIYDRETGEVFYGRVPAGSVVVSGNLPSKDGSYSLYCAVIVKKVDAKTLGKVGINELLRGI, encoded by the coding sequence CAAGCTCAAGGAAGCCATCAACACCGTCATCGCCGGGCTGGATTCCGGCAAGCTGCGTGTCGCCGAGCGCGTCAGCGTCGGCAACTGGATCACCCACCAGTGGATCAAGAAGGCCGTGCTGCTGTCGTTCCGCATCGAAGACAACGCCTTCATCAAGGGCGGTTTCACCAACTATTTCGACAAGGTGCCTTCCAAGTTCGCCGACTACAACAGCCGCGACTTCCGTGAAGGCGGCTTCCGCGTCGTGCCTCCGGCCGCTGCGCGCCGTGGTTCCTACATCGCTAAGAACGTGGTGCTGATGCCGTCTTACGTCAACATCGGCGGCTACGTGGATGAAGGCGCGATGGTGGATACTTGGGCCACCGTCGGCTCCTGCGCCCAGATCGGCAAGAACGTGCACCTGTCCGGCGGCGTCGGCATCGGCGGCGTGCTGGAACCCGTGCAGGCCAACCCCACCATCATCGAAGACAACTGCTTCATCGGCGCGCGCTCCGAAGTGGTCGAAGGCGTGATCGTGGAAGAAGGCTCAGTGATCTCCATGGGCGTGTACATCGGCCAATCCACCAAGATCTACGACCGCGAGACCGGCGAAGTCTTCTATGGCCGCGTGCCTGCTGGCTCGGTCGTGGTGTCCGGCAACCTGCCCTCCAAGGACGGCAGCTACAGCCTGTACTGCGCCGTGATCGTGAAGAAGGTGGATGCGAAGACACTGGGCAAAGTCGGCATCAACGAACTGCTGCGCGGGATTTGA